The genomic stretch GTAGAATTGCGTGATATTAGCAGATTTGAGAGTAATTCTTAGCATGAACAGACAAGAACAAATTACCAATTGGCTGCAAGCAGAGTTTGCCGCCACGCCTTCTTCACTCTCCATTGCGGCGTCTGATGCCAGCGTACGCCAATACTGGCGCGCTAGCTGGGCCGATCGATCCCTGATCGTGATGGATTTTGACCCTACCCAATTTGATGTGCAGCCGTTTCTAGCGCGCCAAGCGCAACTGGCTGGTGCTGGCGCAGCGGTGCCGGTGTTGCTAAAAACATCAAGCGACTTAGGCTTGGTCGCACTGGAAGATTTGGGCGATGTGACCTTGGCGAGTTTACTGAATGAAGACAATGCCAAAGCCTGGTATCTGCGTGCAATTCATGATTTAGTTCAGCTGCAGGCGCATACCCTTGATGAAGGCTTGCCACTGTTTGACGCTGCTTTTATTCAGCGCGAGCTTGATATTTGCCGCGAGTGGTATATTGGCCAGCAATTTAAAACCGAATTAGCCGGCACCGATCTGAAGGTGTGGGAACGCTCGTGCGAGTTGATTCGCAATGAAATTTTGCAACAGCCTACCGTGTTTATGCACCGTGATTTTCATTCACGTAATTTAATGGTCAAAGACGATCAGTTGCGCGTGATTGATTTTCAAGACGCGGTCAAAGGCCCCATCGCGTACGATTTAGTGTCTTTATTGCGCGACGCTTATGTGTCGTG from Chitinibacter sp. SCUT-21 encodes the following:
- a CDS encoding phosphotransferase; protein product: MNRQEQITNWLQAEFAATPSSLSIAASDASVRQYWRASWADRSLIVMDFDPTQFDVQPFLARQAQLAGAGAAVPVLLKTSSDLGLVALEDLGDVTLASLLNEDNAKAWYLRAIHDLVQLQAHTLDEGLPLFDAAFIQRELDICREWYIGQQFKTELAGTDLKVWERSCELIRNEILQQPTVFMHRDFHSRNLMVKDDQLRVIDFQDAVKGPIAYDLVSLLRDAYVSWNEAFVLDLAIRYWEMAREAGLPVHDDFSDFYRAFEWAGLQRHIKILGLFARLSIRDGKDRYLADQPRVFEYVRQVCLRYRELTPLGRILLNLHGTPVESGFTF